The Nilaparvata lugens isolate BPH unplaced genomic scaffold, ASM1435652v1 scaffold1468, whole genome shotgun sequence genome segment aagatattttaacTTCAATCtcgaattttgaagaattagtGTGGAATTAGTTGTAGCTTCAGAAACAGgaattaaatagaatagaatttagatattttttggaaagcaaatgATATTAATATGATCTTACTAgtatttttttgaagttttttaaattattctttcgAAATTTAAAACTGGAAACGACGAAAGATGGTTATTGCATTATTGCATACATAGTCGGCTGATGATTAAAATACTATCTATCAATATCATTATTCTAGTAAgcttattttctcattttattttcatgaaaactcaattcaatCGAACATGAAACTGGTGAAAAGCTGGGTATTCAAAAGGTGGatctattgagtttgaaaacataaaacGAAAATCTCTTAAAAATCTACTCAGCTCTAAAAttacgtttacaccaaagttgaaaataaataataatatatatatttccaCAAGAAAAGAACAAGATAAACAACTTGAGCAAGTGTAAGAAAATAACCAACTACTATAATGATAATGAAgtataacacacacacacacacataaaggAATTCGagcaatattagagtaataaataaaaaatataatcaataagtTGAATAAAATCCCGTCCACATGATGCTGTATTCCATTTAGAGCGCAACGCAAGGAACAAAACAGAGACTCTATAGTAGGTATAGGTTAATCGCCATCAACTCCAGTTGATGCATCAACTCAGGAGTATACTATCAAATCGGTATTTCACCAGTACTTTGTTGAAAGTAtagtgatttcttacctataattttaatataatgtgATTTCAGAAAGATTGAAAAACACAAACTatgtgattgaaaaaaaaagaacTAAACTAAAATTGTGTAACTTTGTGTTGCTAATGAAACCAAAAAAAAAAGGCTATAAAGCAAAATCTAATtgtctttatttattatttgtcaaaCCAGCTATTCAGTGAATGGAAGTAGTTATAGTAGTAGGTGAGTAGAAGGCGGTAAAGAGAGAcagagtgtatgtgtgtgtgtgagtgtgcgtattttatataaagtgagATCATATTAGTTTAATTACATGATGATTATGGTGAAGGAAAATCATCCAGGCCGTGCACGTGCTAGTTCTGGTGGTCGTTGTGCGTTGGGGTCACGATTGAATAGTATATCCCAATCGGGAAAGCCTTCGCGTGTTATAGGGATATGATCGGGTATTATCCACTCTCTTCGGGGTGGTGACACAAAATGAAACCACGGCAGTTCGTCTCCGTAATCTTGCACGGCTGCGTATCTGTCATATGCGGAAGGTCGTGGAAACACCCGTGGACGTGTGCGTACAAAACCAGTCCTGATGGGAAGGCCAGTAGCATGGCTGAGTGGAACCACACGTTGAACTGCAACCATATATTCTCCCCATTCATTCAGATATCGGTTCTTCCAAGTGATTTTATTATCTTTGGCAATTTGTTCTCTCATTTCACtgttgttcatttttttttctgaaaaacaATGCATGTGAAGAATGCATCAAAATGACCATATGATAATAAAAGAAGGCTATAAAACCAAAAGTTGATGGATCAACTGAGTTGATGGCGATTAACCTACGAATAATCtacaaaattctaatcaaaattaacaaatgttaataaTGTAATCctctcatagattctattagattgaacggaacttgaccaACACACATATGTTCATGAGATAAGCTaatttcaatctaatagaatccaatAACTTTGGTGCAAACGCAGTTTTTCAGTTTTACTCTTCAACTATTGACTGACTGGCTCAATTCTCCACCTATAATGAGAAAATTCGTTACGTATCCTGATTAGAAAATGTACGTACCTGATTTGGAAAATAGCAAGCCACTACATGAGAGAATAGCTTGATGAATTCTTCATGTTCAACTCAAAAAACGGGGAACCTAATCACTTCTATAGGACTGTACGAAATACTAGGTATAATACGAGTAATGAAATGTAAAAGTAAAATTAATACAGAATGATAGAAGCGGCTATAAACTCTACtctctactctactctactcttAGCATAAACAGTAGtatatatcaaatcaaatcaaatcaaatcaaatccttCATATCGAAATTCCCATAAGTTCTTATGTAGAGTGTTGAATTTGACAGCATGCTGTCAGAGTCTACACAAgcgaatttataaaataaattattgtatccttaaaaaataaataaattattagaaaacaaaaatataaattgtaaCTACTATTGTAGTATTCTTGTATTTAATATTTGTTTTTGAAGAGTACTAAGTATAATTCCATTTCagaaatacaagaaagtagccctgaattcaaacatttgaaaagaataaataagTTTACAACAACGGACTATGTGTGTTTCTTCGAATGAGAAAAAACGTGTGGTTTGAATTTTATTCCATGCACTGAGCTAAATGGAGCAGACCACATCAtcaatactataagatataatatattatattattattattaaatataatcttatatttttatagaattttcACAACAGTCGCACCTCAACTGAAGATGGCTGGTTGCTGGCAAGCATAGCTAAATTTAAGCCAATTTCAAATGGCGACccgggaaattgagttttcatcgaaaattcCAAAACACGAAAAATTCTCAACCAAAACTGTAAGATCGCTGTAGAAGAAACTGAACACCAAATCTGTGCTCAGTACTTGGATAATTACACGATTCAACAAATGAACGTTGCTTGCATCACAGAATGAAAGTCGTTATTTAGGAAACTGACAGAATGAAAGTGAAAAGACTAACCCGTCTCAAGGAAGGAGAAAGCTCAACGAATCAGGCAGTCGAAAAATGTCGATCATTTTATTAGCGTTACTAGATAAGTACAATTATTCTAAATCGATTGatataatttcaaatgaatttcaaatgtatgttgatttggaattttattcatgaatcgAGTTCAAAAATAGCTATTCACGGAAGCAGATATGTAGAACATAATTTGAATACAGTACTCGTAGTTATTAATTCTctatgattcaaataaaaactcctcaataacttttcaataataattaaatgatcaactattgaagaaaaatctcttcaatttttgCCCACTAACTTATAGCAAATCATACTGTGAATATTTATCTTAGTTCAATATACTTACATTAGCATTTGGACTCCTTTTCATTTCCAATTATTAAAGAAGACACTGTTgtcgaataaattattcaaatagcaACGCAATGGGTAATGTCGTGTTTTGTTCATGCAGTCGAAATAGGAACCATTTGGAGGAAATAGAGTTGAGCAAACTTTCTCTAACGAAAAAAAATAGACCAGTTGTTGCACAAAAATCCAAATGAATTCTACCTCAAGAAAAATTATATCGTCTAATTGAACCAATGCAAATTGAAAACGTTCAATATTCGATTTTTGTGAAACCGTTTGTTGGATTGGAATGTTTGTGTTGGACAAACTGAgagtttttgtttcaaaaacagacatctgtgtgtgtgtgttttaaATATTTAGAAATTCAAGTTTATTGTATGTAGGCTAATACATGATATCATGGAAGTGGGCTCATATaacttctgaaataattttgtgcAGTAAAACAGATATCATGCAAGTGGTGGTGGTGGCTCATATGACTTCTAAAgtaataataagaaatatttcTACTCTATTATGTGCAGCAGTACAACAATCAGATATAGTACTACAATTTTGCTTGTAGTGGAAAATTTCTGTACTGACAGATGTCCGTTCTTGATACTAGTATAGATGTTAGTATTGTAACTATAACTTTATTCAATTACCTTAAAAATTACCAGCGCTATAATTTGGATCATCTTCGCTATGTGCTGTGCCGCcgccgcctcctcctcctcctcctcctcctctatgTTTTAGCAGCTGATTGTTTCCTTGAGACACGCGCTCGTGGTCTAACCGTTTCAAAGCAGTCAGCGTGTTCTTGCCGGCTCTGAGTCCCATCTCTTCTAATACGCACACTTTCGCTAAATGGCCTTCATTGTACCTATTTATCGCTTCAGACATGCCAAAATTCAATGTGTTCATTTGAACGAATGTTTTTTTGGGTACAATCGTCCAAACAACACTGTTGAAACTCTCGTTTGAATTTTGGGTTTTTCCTGCcgtacatttttttaaaagttccgTACGTGACAGgtctttgaaaataaattcaatatcacTCATTACAGTTTCTGGAATATGAAAGTGGGATTTGTGGCTATAGACTGAACCAGTGTTGAGAGCCTGTTTATATTTACACCAATCATCTAAACATAAATCATGTTTAGGGCTCTCATCACTGGAGGCTAAATGATTGTAGGTAGCCCAAATCGCATTTTCCATACTTTTCACGCTATTCGAATTATTTCGAatagcatagccatagaatTTTTGTATGGTTTGTATAGCTTTATCGGTCAGCCTACCTTTACCACCTATCGATGGCTTCTGCGATTTCAATTTCCTCAGTCTATAGCCCATCCGTTTCTGTACGTGACCGACACATTCCAATTTCTTAATTGAAACGTCCGGCCCGTACGGCTCCTCCGCGCAAACCGCCTGAAAAGCTTTTGAGTCGCCGTCGCCTAAATACTCCAAATATCTCACGTCATATAAACGTTGAGACCTTTTGAAAATATCAGAGCCCCAGAAACTTCCATCCCACCACTACTCCCTGAATAATTGGCCGTGCATTTGTCGCTGTGGACTTGTTCACAATTCTTAATCTGTCTATTTAAATCACAGGCTGTACAAGAAATGTCTATTCTAAAAGCTAACCCTATTAAATGAGTTTTTTTAAACACTAAACTTTCATTACAACTCCTACAGCTAGCTATCTCACTGAGTCCAATGAACAAATTATCTAAATTCACTACATTATATTCAAAATCCTTATTATCTACTAATCGTTTTTCGTATTCGAGCAACTTAATTTTAACACTAGATCGAGAAACCGACGGAGGAGGCGGCGGAGGAGGATCCAATGGAGCAGGTCGCGCAAGAGGTACTGACCGTTTTTTGGCAAAACCATGTcgcatttttttgaaaaccggACCGCACCGAGGCATGGTTGAATTCAAACtaaactaaattcaaacaaACTAACTCTTGAGAAGCGCGCAAAGTAGTTGAACGGACGAACGAAGCGACCTCTATTGGAATTCTGTCGAACCGACTTGCAATCAACTACGTCAAAGTTACCGAGGGTGACAACAGAGTGTGCTGACCGTTGAAAACTTTAACTGCGTTTTTCTCGAAAtgtaataattttcaactttagGTACTAGTTTCTCAGTTTCTATTGAGAATATTTGTccgattttttcaacaatatacgGCTacttgatgtcatctttctttcTACTGTCGTGTTTTTTTTAAAACAATCTTTATAGTGGCGGTATAGTGGCTGAAACACCAGCCGGGATGCATAAATTTGCAGCGTACTTCTATAAAATCTGTATCAAATACAAAATTtgctataaaattatcaaaaccacCCAAATGTTTAGAAAAATCCTGAGCTTTGAAATGAGAACAATTCCAATTGTATGGGAAGCTTGGTTAGTGAGAAACGTGAACctaaatgataaatattttagCATGCTTTAGCATAGGACAGTGACTTTAGTGGCTAGTTCCCTTAAGGTCTTTGAGTGGTGCATGCTCACTTGCACTACGTCacagaataagtacagaatggaaacttgtaactggaatggactagcaacacaacgaaagtgaggcagctggtaagataggcaacccgcattgctgtgggattcgtcattttgtaacacattggctcttatggaaaaatacattgcacagtttcaatattattttatttctatattgtatgtcttattccatggaagcgttatttttccttcattaaccagttcattgttaactttttgagagcaaaaataatgaaataccggtaggttgaatatgaataaagaaaagattttttcatttatgactgcagtagttttagtattgtcaacttttcacaagcaagggaatacttgggccagatttcagagaagcgtatcatttattattttatttatttaacaaggacaaatataaactgtcatgaaatgattggaatgAAAAACAGGCTCGTATtccttattattccaatcccgaattttgtttgtacacagtccaaaggagggctgtgtttaatcgaaactattaaacacagtcttttgtttattttgataggatatactattgttttttggattatatgatCTATTGTTATTGTCAAAGgaaagatttatgatttattgtttaagGAAATatcttaatttaataatttttttgttatttctattaaaactagtcactaggactaaccattaattttgctctgttatttcttatcctaaattaatttttattgctaaagtcttccagtgaagcctacagttccaatctataatttcactactttaaattatttcactacacttttattcaatatactttaatcacttcactagcactacaccaactcgaagggctttgttctcttcaacctcctagtgagttcagtgttgtctagaagttggatgacttcggtgttgttgtgttgatgaagacgtgactcatgatgggctgccaatcatcttatctcacaggtcacatatgggatgtgcagatctcggtgcaaatcgctgttccttatgtaccaggcgcattcaccatgttccgcagtactttgttttggaatgttttgaatctgactgatgttagatgttctagagcagccccaaagctgaattcTATACatccagacaggttttagaatttgtttgtaaatcaataactttttgtCCAATGAGTTGTGATTGACGgccaacagccaatagattttactgtatttgagtcctagctcactccttttcatcttgatatgctctttccatttcaacttggcgtcaagagtcattccaagtattttgctgtgttgctgtgtggtactacataccattcagatttattcgaatcggtcattgataattttttttgtgaagttgatatgaatagacttcatctcatttaatcgaattctccatttttcggtccagtcactgaatctgttgctagcaatctgtagttttgtggctgcttcttgtactgtttccccttctgccagtattgcagtatcatcagcaaaagtagctattgtcactgcatccaattcaggaagatcgcctgtgtacagcacataagaactggtccaagaacactaccctgtggaactccagcccttatttccttcaatttggagacgtcgtcaccttgttttactctgaataatctgttgttgatgtatgattttaaaagttttacaaatTGAGTGGggagaattttatgaagtttaatgatcagtccttcatgccacactttgtcaaatgcctgtgccacatcaaggaagattgctgaacatatcgattttttctctaatgacttctctattacattggtgattctatgtacttggtccagggttgagtgcttctgcctgaaaccaaattgatgggctggtatcagattcctgctacttatgatgggagtcaatatcttcattagcaatttctcaaaaagctttgaaattacaggtagaagagatattgggcgGTATGATTTTGCTTCTTGAGGACATTTCCCAGGCTTTTGCAACATAATGACTTCTGCCACCTTCCAAATTGTAGGAAATGCTGTAAACGGAGTGACGCATTGAATAAGTATGTTAGCATGAAATACCTTTTCTTGGAAGTTTCTTTAAGATTTCATCTGTAATCAGATCAAACCCAGGTGCTTTTTTGGTAttcagattatattttatttcatcttgaacctcatttatagaaactggatcaatctctgtatctaaatcatctattatatcttcttcaggatcaatctcagattgaatgttgtttggctggaagatttcttctagatgattagcaaataaatctgccttttctctgttatttcttgCCCAAGTACCATCTGGTTTTCTAATTGGAGGGGATTGTAATATTGGCCGCTTAATTCTTTTCGTTGCTTTCCATAATGCATAATCTGTACTGGCATCAGCTGTCAATTTTGAAGGTAGTTATTAATGGATTCCTCAGTTAGtttccttatctctcttctcaattgttgtgttttgttattcaagatatttttgtcagcaggatcacgagtttgttgccatcttcttcttgcccttcatttttctaaaacaaGTTGTCGAATCTCCAGAGGGTAATTGCATCCTTTTGTTTTCCTGGTATATTGTCTGGTGTTTTTCCAGGCTGATTTCTGGATTTGCCACATGAAACTTTCTGCGGCTTCATCTAGCTGCTCAGTTGTTCTAAGTGgaatattcaaattgatttcattctccaaatccactttaaaagcttcccagtctgttgttctgttgactaacattggtctgccttctttctttattattcgttcactaagtgtgagaattacagctgaatgatcagaatccaggtcaaagctctcttcaatgtcgataaaattactggatattctctttgttatgaagaaatctagaagatctggagttttattcaaatctgttggCCAATACATAGGTGTCCCTGTTGAATGGAATTCGCAGCCCAGCTCCTGGATAGCCTCTCTGAGTTCTTTTCCTTTGGTAGTCGTGAGTCTTGTACCCCAATCCTTATGCTTggcattaaaatctccacccattatgaatctatctccaagctgatgaagaatatttgtataatcatttttctttaaattgtaacgtggtgaaaaaacattggaagtCTGATAATGTGTTCTtttccatctttcttcacttttttcattttgttgacagcactgattatttgaaagcctctgcttagaagatcgttctttatatcctctggatcgcatgatggatgaagctctttagccatgacacgaattggacgagtttgtttATTCTCGTACGTGTGCCATTCATATTTAGCTTCATTCAACATCTTAGTTAAATCTCTGTATTCTTGTTcagtttcaacattcaattttagctggttgttgttcatcatgttggcactgaaattgagatttttcgATTTCAATGCCTCTTTAATTTTCGAATACTCTTGTATATTGCTTAATATGACTGGTGGTGGCTTGTTTCTCTTTTCTGTCGGTTTCATACTTGTAGAATCAGTTGCAGGCCTTATTTTTTCTGGTGAGTCAcggatttttctcttcttttgtttAGGGAGAATCCATGCAGTCTCTGATGCtaccat includes the following:
- the LOC120355439 gene encoding uncharacterized protein LOC120355439 is translated as MGYRLRKLKSQKPSIGGKGRLTDKAIQTIQKFYGYAIRNNSNSVKSMENAIWATYNHLASSDESPKHDLCLDDWCKYKQALNTGSVYSHKSHFHIPETVMSDIEFIFKDLSRTELLKKCTAGKTQNSNESFNSVVWTIVPKKTFVQMNTLNFGMSEAINRYNEGHLAKVCVLEEMGLRAGKNTLTALKRLDHERVSQGNNQLLKHRGGGGGGGGGGGTAHSEDDPNYSAGNF